The Cryptomeria japonica chromosome 9, Sugi_1.0, whole genome shotgun sequence DNA segment AACTTCTTGAACGGTTTAGGTGTAAATTTATTTTAAGATTTGGGAGTTTAGTATTGTTGAATTGCACAGAAAGTTGGACTTCAACTTGAATGGAAGAACAGACCTTCATTTGGAGGAAAGCAAGTAGAATCCTTCTTATCTTTCACATGATTTGTTATATTTTTATACCTTCTTTGTAGCTGAAATCTGTTGtgatatattaaatttttattttcaattcaattttctATTTTCTGGTATCATAATTTCTTAGTAACATGTTTCCCTAACTTGTCATGCCAGCACCCAAGAGATCACAGATGACTGCATCGATGTATATTCCTTTTCCCAACATTATGTAATGAGAGATATGGATAAATATTCATTTTCCCAACATGATGTAATGAGAGATTTGGCCCTGTATTTGGCAAATCATGATAATAATATTTATCGTAGAAGGCTGTATATGCCTAAAATGAAAGATCAGTTGCCCTCCGACTGGGAAGTTCTTTCATCTAAAGCCCACACTGTTTCCATTCACACAGGTAACTGCTACAGCTGGTCTTTTAGATTGTCCTTCAAGTTTGCCTATGATTTTGCTTCCTACGCCAAAATTAATCTTAGTATAGCTTTGACTTTCGTGTTTTTTGGGAATGTTTAGGGGCAATGAAGGACACAGACTGGCCTCAAATGGAGTTCCCTAAGGTGAAAGCTTTGGTTTTATATTTCATTGCAAGTGAATATTGCATTCCAACGTTTTTGCACACAATGAAAAATCTCAAGGTTCTGATAATCCATAATGCTGATGGAGCAAAACGAAGCAAGCTCAGTGGTGTGGCTGGTTTCCAAGAACTTTCTCAACTTAAAACTCTGCATCTTGAAAGGCTGATAGTTCCTGAGGAGTGGAAGGTCTCTGAgagtttgaaaaaaaatatatatgagtCTATGCGAGGGCCTTGGTAGGGATAAAACGTTCAACTTTCCTGGGCTTCTGGAATTTAATGTGAGCTACTGCATTGATCTTGAAGAGTTGCCAGCAGGACTCTGTTCTTCAAATTCCCTGAAAAAGTTGTCAGTTACTCATTGCCATCGCCTTGCAAAGCTACCTGATGAGATGGATAAGCTTCTATCACTTAAGAAAATAACATTGTTTGAGTCACCAGGCTTGACAGCACTGCCGTCCTCCATCTGCCATCTGAAAAAATTAAAATTCCTTGACATCTCGTCGTGCATATGCCTGAAGGTGAACAAGTGGAGACGCTGTGAACTGAAGGATACTCTTCAAAGAGTAGCCAAAATGTCCTCTCTTAAACGCGTGATTTGTGATAAGAAGAATGAGCAGCTGTTCAAAAGCACCTCCAGGACTGACCTTAAAGTTCATACTGTGGTGGAGCAAGAAGGTAATTTGGATTGGCTGTATTTGAAGACTTTGAATGGACGAAATTAGAGTTTTGATGCGTACACCAAACAACGTTTTGGAGGCTCTTAGTTGTGTACGCTTCTTTTTTATGCTGTGTGTTGAATGCTATTAGCTGTCTAGGCTTTCCTAGAATAGTATAGAATAAGAAATTTTGGACAGCTAGGATAATAGACTTTTATCATTTTAGATTTATTAATTTGTAATTGTGAAGCTTGATGTTGAGCTCCCctgtttttctttatcttttttttcTTCAAATTAAATCTACACAGTAATAGTAATAATGTATCTTATTGTTTAGTTTAAATATCACTTTGCATTTTAAAATAacacatttttttttatgaaattagaATTTTGATACATATGTGATATGATATATTGTGCATACATTGGTATAAGTTATGGTGGTGTTGTTTTTTCCATTAAGATTCAAACTCTCCTAGAGTAATTATACATTCTAGTATATTCATTCAAATTATACATTTATTAAATCATTCAAATACCTTTTCCTACGTCTTTTCTTATTCATGAAATTTGACTATTTTCATCTTTGATAATTTTCACTTGGTGATCACAGATTTGaccttcaaaattttaaaacttgaATTCAAATCTTTGTACCTATTCCTTTTGATCATATGATTATAGATTTAGtatctaaaattttaaaattcaaatttaaatattgACCAACTTTGTCCATAAAAAGGTAGTTGCTTGTGATTAAAATGGTAGGCTTGACTCAGTAGTGACACTCCCACTAGGTACTTAGACAAACCATTTTGCTAAGGCAAACATAGCTTACCTTGGGCTCCAACTTGCTTTCCGGGGAGATCATAAGGTATGGATCGAAAGTGACTCCTTAAACATGATTAATTGTCTAATTAATCACACATATTTTTTAGGAAGGTAATCAGCTTGCAGACTATGGGGCTAACTTGGGTTTGGGTTATGAGAAAATCAAATGGTGGAGGGAAGGGGAAACTCTCCCAATGCAGTTGTATGAACTGGCACGAAAGGATGTTGCAGGTCTTGTGGATTCTCAATGGTCAAATGTTAATGATGCAGTCTTTTCACATGTGTAAAGCCACTCACTGCAGTAATTAGTATCATCATAATACTAGGGCTTCCAGAGTGTTCTTGGTTTCCTGGTTTTGGTCTGGTTATGAGATGGTAATTCTCATAATTGGCAAACAAAATTTGaacattgggggggggggggagataaAAACAAGCTTGATCATACCTCGTAttataaatggaagaaaaataagaaATTGTGGACTGAGATTATGAAGGGTGGCCTTCTCCCATTCATTAAAAAACTGCATGGTAATGATCCTAGGGCGACAAAAGGCTTTGTTAATGGCTGGAATAATGAAATTATCAGTGTCTATGGAGCGGATTTCAGAATCAATGAGGAGCTTATTGCAGGTATTACCAAATTACAAATGGAGGGAAAATGTTCTACAGAGAACGCAAGGTGGCAAAGGAAGCCCTCTATGTTTTCTTCGACAAGCAAAGCAAAAGAGATAGAGTTAAGAAAACGACCGATGGGGAATACAACAGAAAAGACCTAATGAAACCATGGGCCAAGGTGGCAGAGGTGattatgaggtacataaccctGGATGACCGCTA contains these protein-coding regions:
- the LOC131060239 gene encoding probable disease resistance protein At4g33300; protein product: MRDLALYLANHDNNIYRRRLYMPKMKDQLPSDWEVLSSKAHTVSIHTGAMKDTDWPQMEFPKVKALVLYFIASEYCIPTFLHTMKNLKVLIIHNADGAKRSKLSGVAGFQELSQLKTLHLERLIVPEEWKGLGRDKTFNFPGLLEFNVSYCIDLEELPAGLCSSNSLKKLSVTHCHRLAKLPDEMDKLLSLKKITLFESPGLTALPSSICHLKKLKFLDISSCICLKVNKWRRCELKDTLQRVAKMSSLKRVICDKKNEQLFKSTSRTDLKVHTVVEQEGNLDWLYLKTLNGRN